Genomic segment of Arvicola amphibius chromosome 7, mArvAmp1.2, whole genome shotgun sequence:
TCAAACCTAAAGTAGATATTAAAAATAGGACATGTTCAACTCTGCATTTCTAACTTCAAACTTACTATGGAGGAAAAGTTCGTGTTCGTTGTTTTAGAAGAAATAGAGACACATAGAAAAAACGCTCGTTAATCAGAGATAATCGGTTTGGGGCAATTTTCCAAACATTTGCTTGTCTATGCATACACGACAAGACCAAGCAAACGAAGCAACTGCAGCAGGCGGCAACAGCTACACATCTTCAGCAGAAATCGGCAGCATCTGGCAACCTCAATGATTCTTTTCGGATGGTTCCTAAAGGGATTTCTCGATCTTTCCCAAAACGCTTAAAAGACGTTTGTCTTTTAAGTTAAACTAAAACCTCCAAGCAGGAAGGATGCCCACCTTCCCTTGGCTCCTTGACGAGCAAGACAAGACAGGGTGCTCTGACTATTAGAGACACTATGCCTAAGGAAGTCCTTGTCCCTCCGGGGATCTGCCGCCAGCTCCATCCCAGCTCACCCCAACCCTAGGCGGCTCCGCAGGTGCTACGCTGGCAAGGACGCGGCGACTGTGCCGCAGCGCTTCTGCCCAGCACGCCCGGAAGCCAACAGCTGCTCCGGGGCTCGGAGGGAACCGCAGCGGCGCCCACCCAGCCTTGGGGCGTACCTCCCCGGAGCGCGCCCAGCAGGCGTTTACCTGTCTCATCTTCTCATAGCTCGGGGCTGGCAGGCGGGGACCGCGCTCAGCTtcacctctctcctccttccccagtcGGAATCAACGCAGCCGCCGAAGGCTGCTTCCCCCGTTACTACAACAACCAACAAGCAACCGCCCGCTCGGAGCCACTGCGCAGGCGCCTGCCAGCGGCGCGAACAACGCTCGACTGCGGGCGCAAACGGATGGCGTCATCACGGCGCGCCCGGGCGCCGGCGTAGAGCCAGGCTGTCGCCAGAAGGATTTCTTGGCTTCTTTACTTTCTGCGTTTTCCCCACCCCTAAAAGACTGATTCCAAACCCAGAGTTCCGCCGCGCTCGACAGAAGGATTTACCGCGTGAGCGGCGCAGCGGGGAGAGGCTTAGGCGTCCGCAACCGCTGATTGGCAGCAAAGGGGTTCACTCCCTATCGCCTGCTCGAACTGAACCAGCCCAGCCAATGGGAGCGAGGACTGACAGGAACGACCCAATCCTAGAGCTCGACtgagggtgggggcggggacagTGGCCCGGGTGGACTTGGGACTGGCGCTGTCCTGGGGGAGCTGGTTTGTGGATGCTGCTGGTTCTCGTGCTGCAGTAGTACTGGGTCGTCAGGTAGGAGAATTTGGAATGGGATGTAGGTGTCCGTGTTGCATACGAATGAGACTATCTGAAGAGTTTAGGAATGTGGGGGTTGCCTGGGAAGCTACCTTTTGGGAGGGGAAGGAATCTAGAAACGATGTCCAAGGGGGTGCTAGGAAAATGGAGAGCGTTTGCTAAATTCTGGGGACAGGTGAATGAACGAGCAGTCACTTTGAGCCTCGTTCTGTGCAGGGAGCTTTCTCGTTTTCTCGTGTAATTCTCAAGTAACCCTTAAGATAAATGTTTGTATCCCCAATTTACGGATGAGAAAACTGGGGTTGTGGAGTCTCAGTGACTTGCCTGAGACCCCAGAGCTGAGTGGTGGAGCTAGGATAGGAATCCCTCTTTCCTAATTGCTAATTAGCATTGCATCAACGCTAAACTGGGTCTGAACAAAATTTGGAAATTAATACTGTAAATCCCGCCCCTCCCATCAGCTCAAAACTCCAGGGAAATGGTTTTGAGGAATTGGTAGAGCAATACGGAAATACGCTGGTTGTGTCTTCATCAGCTCTCTGCTGAGATTTCTAAGATCTGTAGAATGGAAGGCATACGGTCTGCATTCTATTGAAAGGGAGTATGTGTGAAGGTGCAGCTTTTTTAACTAAGTCAAATTAAGTCTGGTGttgacaaaataaagaaaagtggaTCTTGGCCTAAGCTGTGAATGTCTGTGAGGGCCAGAGACTCGATAGACTGGGACggtctgtgtttgtgtttcccctggattctcccttcttctcctgaCGCCCTTTTTAGTTGGATTTTGGTCACTTCACTTTACTATCAGTGCTGGGTAGTGTGGAATCTTACAGTAACGTATTACCACAGTGATAAAGGCAGACTGATAGTTTTTACAGCTTTCAGGACAAAGAAGTTAGCCTGACAACAGATCAATGAAGGGCCAAAATTATGATGATCATGATAAATTATCTCTGTGGAATCATTTAGATAAAACTGATGGAAATCACTACTCAACAAGGCTTGATCTAAACAAAAGGTATAGAAACTCACTCTTCTACCATCTGAAGACAACAGTGTTTCTGGTGTGTTTagcttcctcaaaaaaaaaaaaatgggaacttggctGTACATAGTGGCAGAcgtctttagttccagcactcaggaggaagaggcagatgaatctctgtgagttcaaggccagcctggtctaggtaatgagttccagaccagccagggctacatagtaaaaccctgtctcaaaacaagtaaataaatatttttttttaagattggaACTTCGTCAAAATATTCATGGGGAGGTAGTATTTACACAGTCATTTCAACAGACCATGGCACTCTGCCGTATATTAACTTTGTTACCTAGGCAAATCACTTAGCTACTAGTTCTGAgctccatctgtaaaatggaaatactAGTAGTGCCTGCCTATGGTGATATAGGTAGTGAGTGAGATATAATGTTAGGTACATGGGGCAAGTAGAGGGCACCAGTTCCCCCTAACTGATAACTAGTGTAGTTTTTCTTACAGCCCAACACCAAGCCaaggaagttttgttttgttttttgtttgttttttaatctttttagatTGTTTTAGTTTATGTAACATGATGTATCTGGGAACCAAGCAGAGGAAAACTAAGAATACCAGTTGGTCAACCACACCATAGCTTCCACTCAAATGGACAGTACAGCTTCTATAAGTTTGGAAGCATGTCATCAGTATCCAGATATCTGAGTAGATTTAGAACCACCTTTGAATCACTTGAATCGCAAAGGAATGACATGAAGAGATGAAGATCGGTTCTAATTGCAGGCAAGGGGATGGAATTCTGGCTTACAGCAGTACTGTGCTTCAGGGGGGTGACTCAACAGAGGCAAATGCTGCGCATTGTGCTGCAGGGTCACCATTCATCACCCTCATCACAGTGACTGAGCACCGGCAGCAACACAAGCTTCACCCAGAAACCAATTCTGTCGCTTTATAGAAATATTAGTCCACCCCATTTCTTCTGCTCCCCTTCTTGCCATTTCTTTCCTGCTAGAATTTCCACCCATTGTGTTCTTTTTTAGCCTCGGTCACTCTGAACAAAGTTCAGCATACCTCCGCGTAGGGCAGATATTCCTAGGCATCACGTCAAGTGAAAGCGATGTGGCAAGAAAATGGGGTTGCTCCAGAGGACGCGAGGAGGAGGCTGTGACGTGTACTGCCAGCGTCCCTCAGACCAGCTCTTGCTAGTGGGACCCAGACTAACCCCAGAGATGAGAGAGCTGTGATGGATGAGGAAGTACCTTCATTATGTCCTCTTTGTTTCCAGGGCAAAGCACCCTCTCTGTGAGGGGAATCATGAGCCGCTTCCTGAACGTGTTACGAAGCTGGCTGGTTATGGTGTCCATCATAGCCATGGGGAACACGCTCCAGAGCTTCCGAGACCACACCTTTCTCTATGAGAAGCTCTACACCGGCAAGCCAAACCTTGGTAAGAAGTCAAaagaacatgcctgtaatcctagcgccCAAGAGGATAGGGCAAGAAgattgagagttcaaagccagactggtcaATTTGgtgagaccctatatcaaaaaataaattgtcgggcatggtggcacacacctttaatcccagcattgggacagcagaagcagaactctgcaagttcaaggccaacctggtctacaaagtgagttccaggacagccagggctgttacacagagaaacccggtctcaactccctgcttcccccccccaaaaaaattaattagaataataaaaagaaaagaatgtaaagaagtgtattctgtgtagcactggcCTAGCTGTTAATTCCTCATTTGGGCTATAGATCTGAACAAACCAGGCTACCTAGTCAGTCAAAACACAgacacttcttttctttttttttttttttttttttttttttttcgttgttggttttttttttttttttggtttttcgagacagggtttctctgtagctttggagcctgtcctggaactagctcttgtagaccaggctggtctcgaactcacagagaacagaCACTTCTTTTCATCTCCAAATCTAATCATTCAAACCTGCCTGGGACTCTAGTTCTAGAAATATCCCGCTGGTTCTGTTGCCTAATCCAGTCTTGGTAGCCACTAGAGAAATAGAATTGTAGGAAGCACttgacccttttttttttcccagttattTCTGGACACCTCTCCATTCAGTTGACCTTACCCTGGACAATAGATGTGTTCAGAAGCACGTGCATAAAGACAAGCAAGGAAATAGAATGACATATTGACTCTGGGGTGCTATTAGAAATCCACAAAGAGACGTTTTACTGTTTCTCAGTGCCCTCATCAGAAATCAGGTCATGGCACACATGGCTCATCATCTATGTAATAGGTAGACAGGTACCCAGCCAAGATTTTCCCAAACTGAGCTCTAGTCCAAGTGAATACTCCAAATCCCTCCAGATTTCTCTCTGAAAGTAAAACTTCCAGCTCACAGTGACCTTTCCCAACTCACGAAGCTCTCCACTGCTTATCTGTTCTCTGCAGCTGGCACTTCGCGCCATTGGCACGGGGGTACTTGGAGCTGGCAGCTCTGTCACATTTATAGCTAACCCAGATCCAGGCTCTGACCTACTCATTCCTCTGCAACACGTAGGTAGGAATGAAATTAAGTAGGCTGAGGCTTACTTTGAACAAAGTTCAGATATAATGGGAGTCAAGAATCTGGAAATGTGAGCAGGAAGGACTTTTTCTTGCTGCTCAGTTGCTGTCCCAGGTGGTCATGGAACTTGTATAGTTGCACAtcacaaaatattagaaattatCTGGAAGTGGAGAGGGCATCTTCTTgcccagagagagaggagagcgtgCACACGTGTGTTGGCAGAACAGTGCTCTAGTGCCCTAGACATGTAAACTTTCACTTGATCCTTGTCAGTTTTGCGAATATCACACTAAAGGATTCTTCATTTGAAAAGCCATCTACTTGGTTTCTAGAGAATGTGTGGCCAAATGGCTGACATTTCAAGTATTTTCTCATTACGCTCTAAAAGGTCCTTGGTGTGAATTTAGCGGAGTTATCTGCATTTCCAATGGCAAATGAATTAAGCCCAAGTGAAAGTTAATAAACTCGGTTGTCGACTTTGTTCATtgatccccaccccacccccagtgctgggagtcaaacctagGACGTCTTAtcttgcatgctgggcaagtgcttaACAACTGAACTactcccagatttttttttttttaaataagaaaaaaaattctataagAAAGAGATCAGCAAAAGAACTAGCCATGTTTTGCAGTTTGAACATCTGAAATCCACAGGGTGCTTCAGTTCACTGGTTCTACAGTTAAGTTACACAAGCAGGGTGTTTGTGGAAAGTACTCATGCCAGGACTCATCTCTAGAGAATCTGATGTAACTCATCAGGTGTCCAGAGCTTGGGGATTTTATAAAACTCCTTCAGGTGACACAGAAAGCGCTACTATTCAAGAGCCACTGTTACAGGGAAATGTGACTTGAATCTTCAAGGCAAGCTATTTAATTCAGCAACATCACAGTGAAGCTACCAAGAACAGAGACCCCAGGAACCCTCAGTgagatagtatttttttttttttacacttctgTGTGCACAAGAAGCCATCCTGGTTTGTGCATCGTCGCAACAGAGAAGGTCTAAGACCTCTGAAAGCCCATGCCTTGAACACATCTATGTTGGTGCTGGCGTCTGGTCCTGCTAGGCTTCTGTGTGTTCAGACCATCTCTGCAGCATTCCCTTCCATTCCGCTCCTCAGGGTCCCCCACAGGGAGGTCAGGCTCAGCTACCTTCTGTGTCTCACCAGGGAAGTAGACTAGCTTAGGGCAAAGCTCACTTCGGCCCTCCCCTTCTCACCGTTCTTGTTCTTTACTACACAGTGAATGGCCTCCAAGCCCGGACCTTTGGGATCTGGACGCTGCTCTCATCGGTGATTCGATGCCTCTGTGCCATTGACATCCACAACAAAACGTATGTCAGGGAAAAGAAGGCCTTTGGCTTCCTTTTGTTGCCAGTCAggctccacacatgtgcactgcCCTGCTGTTGGGACCTGTTAAATCACTTTACGGTATTAGCATAGAGCTGCACCATTCCTTCCGGGCCTGAAATACTGTTAGGCCTGACAGCATAGCAAATGACGTTGCCATTGACTATTGGCCTGTATCGGACCTCTTGACTGGAACCCACCTTCTATCTAAGAACTCTAGTGCTGTGCTCAGTTTAGCCTTGgagttctgttttggttttatttcccaGTGCTGCTGGATCAAATGAAGGCCCTTGAGCACAGTCAATATATGCTCTAgccctgagctatatccctagtcCTATACATATGTTTCACACAATCCTCATTAATCAGGAACGACCAAAAAGTCATGAAAAGAGAGAAACTCACAAGTAAGCTGAAAGAGACCCATGAGGAGGTCAGTCAGTAAGGGAAACATGTATGCTGCCTCTCcaaagaggaagatgaaaataAACAGGTGCAGGCCATCCGAGCCTCTTGTCTAGATGATGCCATACCCAGTCTTGGCCACTGGAGGGGGCTCAAGCTTCCCGGCAGTAATCACTATCTCGGCTGAAGCAGCCATTGCTCAATTCACTGGGTGAAGCTGTCAAAGGGCCAACCTTACACTGAAATCTTTTTATCTTGTCCCTCCCCCTCGGCatctggggaagagagaaagcaacaATATTTATGGCTCCTCTGGTTTTTCCAGGAGCTTTCACCTACATGaccttgcctcagtctctcagcAGCCCCTAGGGAGAGAAGGTAGTGATTTTCATTACTgattttgtaatataaatattaaaaactcaaTTAACTTAAGCAGAGGAAGACTGACTCAAGTGGGATTTGAAGCAAAACTATTAGCCCTTTGatctttccatctttatttttaattttttttaaacttgaaacTGGATTACATGTCCTAGATTGGACACATATTTTTAGAAGCAGTATGGTTTAGTGGAAACTGCCTGGGGTCAAGaatgaaagcaaggaaaacaCATTCTGCTCTCAGTGTTGCCGGTAGCTGGGTTTGTTGTCTGCTTTCTCTGTACCCTggtctcatctataaaatgataaTAGATATCTGTTCTACCTCTCTGGGTGAATgagaagaagggaggatggaaTAAGGGTTGCAGCTTCTGTTAGCTGTGCACGGAGAGTGAACAGAAATTCATTCTCACCCTCACCCCTCAGAGTTTTCCCGCCTCCAGCCCAGAGCAGTTGCAAATGCTGAGTTAATGTTTCCAGTCACTTCTAGCTTAGGACTTTGATCCATTGACCTCTGACATGCAGCCTGAGCTTATTCCCTCCCTAACCAGAAACATGCATACACGCAACACACGCACTCACGCAACATGCACCAGCATGATAAAAACCAATTTAAGACACTGGGTACTTttgaaaaggggagggaggagaaggcagtCAGGGTAGGCTAAGGGTGCACAGATGTTTCCACTTTTGTAATGTTTATTTCTCTGTAATATAAAAGTATCCAGCTGGGGATCTAGCTCAGAGtcagaatgcttgcctggcattcattagtccctgagtttgatccccagaagtgAAAAGAACCAAAAGTGTCCGAATGTGAAAACCGGTAGGGCTGAGTCTTGGTCACACTATGCTTCGTTACAGTTTACTGTTTACTTGGAGtatgtcctaattttttttcatagtttacaAAAAACACAGATACCTGAAAGTCAGGTGGTCAGCCACCATCTCATCGTCAAAACTGAGGAGCAAGTTCTCCTCCTCTGGAGTTGCTGTGTGACCTCCCCAGACCAGATTTTAGGCCAAGACATAAACTAGCAAACCTGTACTGCAAGAGCATCTGAGGGCCTCTTGCCACTTAAAACACTCATTTACGGTTCTCTCACACAGCACTGGCTGGCTCACGGCCAGACACCTGCTAGGGTAGGCTTTGGCTAGCGTCTGTCAGCTGGCACTGAGCACGTGAGTATGTTTGATCCAGAACTGCTGCACGGCCCAAGTCTGCCATCCAGATTCTCTCATGGTGACGTCTCTCTACCTTGCTA
This window contains:
- the Erg28 gene encoding ergosterol biosynthetic protein 28 homolog, which translates into the protein MSRFLNVLRSWLVMVSIIAMGNTLQSFRDHTFLYEKLYTGKPNLVNGLQARTFGIWTLLSSVIRCLCAIDIHNKTLYHITLWTFFLALGHFLSELFVFGTAAPTVGVLAPLMVASLSILGMLVGLRYLEAEPGSIQKKRN